The proteins below are encoded in one region of Sideroxydans lithotrophicus ES-1:
- a CDS encoding GxxExxY protein → MADQLTEQIIAAAIEVHKTLGPGLLESIYEEALCIELELAGLPFQRQLAVDVMYKGRAIQGQRLDLLIAKEVVVEIKSLRTLPEVATAQVLSYLKATGLKRGLLLNFGEKQMVGGVKRISL, encoded by the coding sequence GTGGCAGACCAACTGACAGAGCAGATAATTGCTGCGGCAATAGAGGTTCACAAAACACTCGGGCCGGGGCTGTTGGAGTCGATCTATGAAGAGGCGTTGTGTATCGAGTTGGAGCTGGCGGGGCTGCCTTTTCAAAGACAGTTGGCAGTCGATGTGATGTACAAAGGCCGCGCGATTCAAGGCCAGCGTCTTGATTTGCTGATTGCAAAAGAAGTTGTTGTGGAAATCAAATCCCTGCGAACGTTGCCGGAAGTGGCAACGGCCCAAGTGCTCTCATATCTGAAAGCGACGGGTTTGAAGCGAGGGTTATTACTGAATTTTGGAGAAAAGCAGATGGTCGGCGGAGTGAAGCGAATTTCTCTGTGA
- a CDS encoding replication-associated recombination protein A: MSDLFAPNQPAAPLAERLRPKHIDEVIGQSHLLGEGKPLRLAFQSGKLHSMILWGPPGVGKTTLARLMASAFDAEFVPLSAVLSGVKDIREAIAQAEATLQQSGRHTILFVDEVHRFNKSQQDAFLPFVEQGLVTFIGATTENPSFELNNALLSRAQVYVLQSLSEAEMGQLFERAQQVALQGLEFDAAAKERVIGYADGDARRLLNVLEQLQTAAQAAKLDKVDAKFLDATLAQKMRRFDKGGEAFYDQISALHKSVRGSNPDAALYWLVRMLDGGADPRYLARRIVRMAWEDIGLADPRAIQLCNDAAATYERLGSPEGELALAQAVLYLAVAAKSNAGYVAYNAARAFIAQDGSREVPLHLRNAPTKLMKQLDYGKGYRYAHEEAEGYAAGENYFPDGMPQVSFYEPTERGLEAKIAEKLAHLRELDAKAKNKN; this comes from the coding sequence ATGAGCGACCTGTTCGCACCTAACCAGCCTGCCGCGCCGCTCGCCGAGCGGCTGCGTCCAAAACACATCGACGAAGTCATCGGCCAATCGCACCTGCTGGGCGAGGGCAAGCCGCTGCGCCTGGCGTTCCAGTCCGGCAAGCTGCATTCGATGATCCTGTGGGGGCCGCCGGGCGTGGGCAAGACCACGCTGGCGCGACTGATGGCATCGGCCTTCGATGCCGAGTTCGTGCCGTTGTCGGCGGTGCTGTCCGGCGTGAAGGACATCCGCGAGGCCATCGCGCAGGCCGAGGCGACCCTGCAGCAGAGCGGCCGCCATACCATCCTGTTCGTGGATGAGGTCCACCGCTTCAACAAATCGCAGCAGGATGCCTTCCTGCCGTTCGTCGAGCAGGGGCTGGTCACCTTCATCGGCGCGACCACCGAGAATCCCTCGTTCGAGCTGAACAACGCGTTGCTGTCGCGGGCGCAGGTGTATGTGCTGCAATCGTTGTCCGAAGCCGAGATGGGGCAATTGTTCGAGCGCGCGCAGCAGGTCGCCTTGCAGGGGCTGGAATTCGACGCTGCGGCGAAAGAGCGCGTGATCGGCTATGCCGACGGCGATGCGCGCCGCCTGCTCAACGTGCTGGAGCAGTTGCAGACCGCCGCCCAAGCTGCGAAGCTGGACAAGGTCGACGCCAAATTCCTCGATGCCACGCTGGCGCAGAAGATGCGCCGCTTCGACAAGGGCGGCGAGGCTTTCTACGACCAGATCTCCGCGTTGCACAAATCGGTGCGCGGCTCCAATCCCGATGCCGCCCTGTACTGGCTGGTGCGCATGCTGGACGGCGGTGCCGATCCGCGCTACCTGGCGCGGCGCATCGTGCGCATGGCCTGGGAGGACATCGGCCTGGCCGATCCGCGCGCCATCCAGTTGTGCAACGATGCCGCCGCCACCTACGAACGCCTCGGCTCGCCCGAAGGCGAACTGGCGCTGGCGCAGGCGGTGCTGTACCTCGCCGTCGCCGCCAAGTCGAACGCGGGGTACGTCGCGTATAATGCCGCCCGCGCCTTCATCGCCCAGGACGGCTCGCGTGAAGTGCCGCTGCACTTGCGCAATGCGCCGACCAAATTGATGAAGCAGCTGGATTATGGCAAGGGCTACCGTTATGCGCATGAAGAAGCGGAGGGCTACGCGGCGGGAGAGAACTATTTCCCCGACGGTATGCCGCAGGTGAGTTTCTACGAACCGACGGAGCGCGGGCTGGAAGCGAAGATTGCGGAGAAGCTGGCGCATCTGCGCGAGCTGGATGCAAAAGCGAAAAACAAGAATTAG
- the lolA gene encoding outer membrane lipoprotein chaperone LolA, with product MKHKLLFLTLLVLPLASHAAATGKLKSFIAGTHSAQANFTQEVLEKSGKRMQFASGTMQFVRPGKFRWVYQKPYEQLIVGDGKKFWMYDIDLNQVTVKKLDAALGSSPAALLSGNNEIERDFTLKDLEDRDGFEWLQATPKSKETTFEKILMAFNGKSELAVMELYDAFGHHTVLRFTELKNNPSLSAKLFHFVPPKDADVLGE from the coding sequence ATGAAACATAAACTTCTCTTTCTGACGCTGCTTGTTCTTCCCTTGGCGTCGCATGCCGCAGCCACCGGCAAACTGAAATCCTTCATCGCCGGCACGCATTCTGCGCAGGCGAACTTCACGCAAGAGGTGCTGGAAAAAAGCGGCAAACGCATGCAGTTCGCCTCGGGCACCATGCAGTTCGTGCGGCCGGGCAAGTTCCGCTGGGTCTACCAGAAACCGTATGAACAGCTCATCGTCGGCGACGGCAAGAAGTTCTGGATGTACGACATCGATCTCAACCAGGTCACGGTGAAGAAACTGGATGCCGCGCTGGGCAGCAGTCCGGCGGCATTGCTCTCCGGCAACAACGAGATCGAGCGCGATTTCACCCTGAAAGATCTCGAAGATCGCGATGGATTCGAATGGCTGCAAGCCACGCCGAAGTCGAAAGAAACGACGTTCGAGAAGATACTCATGGCGTTCAATGGCAAATCGGAACTGGCAGTGATGGAGCTGTACGATGCCTTCGGTCACCACACGGTCCTGCGCTTCACGGAACTGAAGAACAACCCATCGCTGTCGGCGAAGCTGTTTCATTTTGTTCCGCCGAAAGACGCCGATGTGCTGGGTGAGTGA